One Oscillospiraceae bacterium genomic region harbors:
- a CDS encoding HAD family phosphatase, with protein sequence MVKAVIFDMDGLMFDTERLWDTLWEPACKELGLPLPPDMAKFQAGGRGLAGDNLRRHVAQYIPGDPQKVLDKVWQLADERFAQGVPCKPGLKELLSTLEDLGMPRIVASSSPRNMIEMNLQTSGTARYFHDVVSGTEVARSKPAPDTFLLAAEKLHTNPKDCLVLEDSFNGVRAGRAAGCVTVMVPDLMQPTDEIRALYTCCCKDLLEVRDLLLAGKL encoded by the coding sequence ATGGTCAAAGCAGTCATTTTTGATATGGACGGCCTGATGTTTGATACCGAGCGCCTGTGGGATACCCTGTGGGAGCCTGCCTGTAAGGAGCTGGGCCTGCCCCTGCCCCCGGATATGGCCAAGTTCCAGGCGGGCGGCCGCGGCCTGGCGGGCGATAACCTGCGCCGCCACGTGGCCCAGTATATCCCCGGCGACCCGCAAAAGGTGCTGGACAAGGTCTGGCAGCTGGCCGACGAGCGCTTTGCCCAGGGCGTGCCCTGCAAGCCCGGCCTGAAAGAGCTGCTTTCTACGCTGGAAGACCTGGGCATGCCCCGCATCGTGGCCAGCTCCAGCCCCCGCAATATGATTGAGATGAACCTGCAGACTTCCGGCACCGCCCGCTATTTCCATGATGTCGTTTCCGGCACCGAGGTCGCCCGCAGCAAGCCTGCACCCGATACCTTTCTGCTGGCGGCCGAAAAACTGCACACCAACCCCAAGGATTGCCTGGTGCTGGAGGACAGCTTCAACGGCGTGCGCGCCGGCCGCGCTGCCGGCTGCGTGACCGTGATGGTCCCCGACCTCATGCAGCCCACCGACGAGATCAGGGCCTTGTACACCTGCTGCTGCAAGGACCTGCTGGAAGTCCGCGACCTGCTGCTGGCCGGCAAGCTGTAA
- a CDS encoding methylated-DNA--[protein]-cysteine S-methyltransferase: MVSIQQYQSPLGGILLAADEVGLVGLWFEGQKYFANTLPVEHCAQTTPILAEAKRWLDIYFAGKEPDFLPPLHPVGSSFQQSVWKILLTIPYGQIITYGDIARQLAAQQGGRGSAQAVGGAVGHNKVSIIIPCHRVVGTNGSLTGYAGGIDKKIKLLELEHADMSRLFIPKKGTAL; the protein is encoded by the coding sequence ATGGTTTCTATCCAACAATACCAGTCCCCGCTGGGCGGGATTTTGCTGGCGGCGGACGAGGTCGGGCTGGTGGGGCTGTGGTTTGAGGGGCAGAAATATTTTGCCAACACCCTGCCCGTCGAACACTGTGCCCAGACCACGCCCATTCTGGCTGAGGCCAAGCGCTGGCTGGACATCTATTTTGCCGGCAAGGAGCCCGACTTCCTGCCACCGCTGCACCCGGTCGGGTCAAGTTTTCAACAATCGGTGTGGAAAATCTTGCTGACAATCCCCTACGGGCAGATTATCACCTACGGTGACATTGCCCGCCAGCTGGCGGCACAGCAGGGCGGCAGGGGTTCCGCCCAGGCGGTGGGCGGGGCCGTGGGGCACAACAAAGTGTCTATCATCATTCCCTGCCACCGCGTGGTGGGCACCAACGGCAGCCTGACCGGGTACGCCGGAGGAATTGATAAAAAAATCAAGCTGCTGGAACTGGAACACGCGGATATGAGCCGCCTGTTTATCCCCAAGAAGGGCACGGCCCTGTAA
- a CDS encoding phospho-sugar mutase → MTNTELFDLWRARAVEDPDLLTELDGIRGDADAINDRFYRDLAFGTGGLRGVIGAGSNRMNIYTIRRATQGLADYINAAGLPKKVAIGHDSRHKGELFSREAARVLAANGITAYLYPRLEPTPALSWAVRYLGCGAGICVTASHNPAKYNGYKVYGADGCQITLEAADAVLAAIDKHNYFDSIELTDFDAAVAAGKIVWIDDKCLRDFVDAVLALRPGNDVSKLKLVYTPLNGSGLEPVKMLLDRMGVTQVTVVPEQEKPDGSFPTCPYPNPEIREAMETGLKLCDTVKPDLMLGTDPDCDRMGSAVPDGKGGYRLITGNEMGVLLFDYICRTRIGNGTMPKDPVAVTTIVSTDMATPIAKKYGVELRRTLTGFKFIGEQIGFLEAEGHPERYIFGFEESYGYLSGAHVRDKDAVNAVMLACETAAYYAAQGMSLLDAVNALYREFGFYRNALESFTFEGETGMHKMQGIMAGLRTSAPKTIAGYEVAEVVDYDADGTGLPRADVLEYRLVNGAKLMVRPSGTEPKIKVYLSAVANSEEAADAINTAMADAAKDWMK, encoded by the coding sequence ATGACCAATACAGAACTGTTTGACCTCTGGCGCGCCCGCGCAGTGGAGGATCCTGACCTGCTCACCGAACTGGACGGCATCCGGGGTGATGCCGATGCCATCAACGACCGCTTTTACCGCGACCTGGCCTTTGGCACAGGCGGTCTGCGCGGCGTCATCGGCGCAGGCAGCAACCGCATGAATATCTACACCATCCGCCGCGCTACCCAAGGCCTGGCAGACTACATCAACGCCGCAGGCCTGCCTAAAAAAGTAGCCATCGGCCACGACAGCCGCCACAAGGGCGAGCTGTTCAGCCGCGAGGCCGCCCGTGTGCTGGCCGCCAACGGCATCACCGCCTACCTGTACCCCCGGCTGGAGCCTACCCCGGCGTTGTCCTGGGCTGTGCGTTATCTGGGCTGCGGCGCGGGCATCTGCGTGACCGCCAGCCACAACCCCGCCAAGTACAACGGCTACAAGGTCTACGGTGCCGACGGCTGCCAAATCACGCTGGAAGCCGCCGATGCCGTGCTGGCTGCTATCGACAAGCACAATTATTTCGATTCCATCGAGCTGACCGACTTTGACGCCGCCGTGGCCGCAGGCAAGATCGTCTGGATCGACGACAAGTGTCTGCGCGACTTCGTGGATGCCGTACTGGCCCTGCGCCCCGGCAACGATGTCTCCAAACTCAAACTGGTCTACACGCCGCTGAACGGCTCCGGTCTGGAACCTGTCAAGATGCTGTTGGACCGCATGGGCGTGACCCAGGTCACCGTGGTGCCCGAGCAGGAGAAGCCGGACGGCTCCTTCCCCACCTGCCCCTACCCCAACCCAGAGATCCGCGAGGCCATGGAGACCGGCCTGAAGCTGTGCGACACCGTAAAGCCCGACCTGATGCTCGGCACCGACCCGGACTGCGACCGCATGGGTTCCGCCGTGCCGGACGGCAAGGGCGGCTATCGGCTCATCACCGGCAACGAGATGGGTGTGCTGCTGTTTGACTATATCTGCCGCACCCGCATTGGCAACGGCACCATGCCCAAGGACCCCGTGGCCGTGACTACCATCGTGTCCACCGACATGGCCACCCCCATCGCCAAAAAGTACGGCGTGGAGCTGCGCCGTACCCTGACCGGCTTCAAGTTCATCGGTGAGCAGATCGGCTTCCTGGAGGCCGAGGGCCATCCCGAACGCTACATCTTCGGCTTTGAGGAAAGCTACGGCTACCTGTCCGGCGCACACGTCCGCGACAAGGACGCCGTCAACGCCGTAATGCTGGCCTGCGAGACCGCCGCCTATTACGCCGCCCAGGGCATGAGCCTGCTGGACGCTGTAAACGCACTGTACAGGGAGTTCGGTTTCTACCGCAACGCACTGGAAAGCTTTACCTTTGAGGGCGAGACCGGCATGCACAAGATGCAGGGCATCATGGCCGGGCTGCGCACCAGCGCCCCCAAAACCATTGCCGGGTACGAGGTCGCCGAAGTGGTGGATTACGACGCTGACGGCACCGGCCTGCCCCGCGCCGACGTGCTGGAATACCGCCTGGTCAACGGTGCCAAGCTGATGGTCCGTCCCAGCGGCACCGAGCCGAAGATCAAAGTTTACCTGTCTGCTGTGGCTAACAGCGAGGAAGCCGCCGATGCCATCAACACCGCCATGGCAGATGCGGCCAAGGATTGGATGAAGTAA
- a CDS encoding methyltransferase, whose product MSGVEILDNGTRVLTAPRAAFGSDALLLGRFAQPRRAERALDMCSGCGIISLLWHDAGHRGPCTALELDPDASALCVQAVAENGIDHITPAQGDLRMFCAAGPEQGKYDFAACNPPYFTAGPQSPDPVRAAARHTVTCTTEDVAQCARRALRDGGRFVLCQRPDQLVEVLCALRAARLEPKRLAFVRQRTGSTPWLFLVEAQKGRKPGLKLEPDILIESGVARYGK is encoded by the coding sequence ATGAGCGGTGTAGAAATTTTGGATAACGGCACCAGAGTGCTGACCGCTCCTCGCGCCGCCTTTGGCAGCGATGCCCTGCTTCTGGGCCGCTTTGCCCAGCCCCGCCGGGCCGAGCGGGCTTTGGACATGTGCAGCGGGTGCGGCATAATCTCGCTGTTATGGCACGATGCCGGACACCGCGGCCCCTGCACAGCGCTGGAGCTGGACCCTGACGCCAGCGCCCTGTGTGTTCAGGCCGTGGCGGAGAATGGCATCGACCACATTACCCCTGCGCAGGGCGACCTGCGGATGTTTTGCGCCGCCGGGCCGGAGCAGGGAAAATATGATTTTGCTGCCTGCAACCCGCCCTATTTTACGGCAGGCCCCCAAAGTCCCGACCCGGTGCGGGCCGCCGCCCGCCACACTGTGACCTGCACCACCGAGGATGTGGCCCAGTGCGCCCGCCGCGCTCTGCGGGATGGCGGCCGCTTTGTGCTGTGCCAACGTCCCGACCAACTGGTGGAAGTACTGTGTGCCCTGCGCGCCGCCCGGCTGGAACCCAAGCGACTGGCCTTTGTGCGCCAGCGCACCGGCAGCACGCCCTGGCTGTTTTTGGTCGAAGCCCAAAAAGGCCGCAAGCCCGGCCTGAAGCTGGAACCGGATATTTTGATCGAATCCGGCGTGGCGCGGTACGGAAAATAA
- a CDS encoding NUDIX hydrolase has translation MPHTETKLESKEIFDGHVIHVTLDTVRLEDGRTSLREVVHHHGGACVLPIDDEGCIYLVRQFRYALGEEIWELPAGKLEPGEDPFESAKRELSEECGLSADNYIDLGVVYPTVGYDSEKIYLWAATGLHKGGQHLDAGEFLDVVRMPFEEALQKVLHGEIKDSKTQIGLMKYALLRDKA, from the coding sequence ATGCCGCATACCGAAACCAAACTGGAAAGCAAAGAGATCTTTGACGGCCATGTCATCCACGTTACGCTGGACACCGTCCGCCTGGAAGACGGCCGCACCAGCCTGCGAGAGGTCGTACACCACCACGGCGGCGCCTGCGTGCTGCCCATCGACGACGAGGGCTGCATCTATCTGGTCCGCCAGTTCCGCTACGCGCTGGGCGAGGAGATCTGGGAGCTGCCCGCCGGTAAGCTGGAACCCGGCGAGGACCCATTTGAATCCGCCAAGCGGGAACTGAGCGAGGAGTGCGGCCTGTCCGCCGACAACTACATTGACCTGGGCGTCGTCTACCCCACTGTGGGTTATGACAGCGAGAAGATTTATCTGTGGGCCGCCACCGGCCTGCACAAGGGCGGTCAGCACCTGGATGCCGGGGAATTCCTGGATGTGGTGCGCATGCCCTTTGAGGAAGCCCTGCAAAAGGTGCTGCATGGCGAGATCAAGGACAGCAAGACCCAGATTGGCCTGATGAAATACGCGCTGCTGCGGGATAAAGCATGA
- a CDS encoding helix-turn-helix transcriptional regulator, translating into MNDLSKSLKILVDRYPGTMAELARQAQIDRSSLYKIMDGKRMPNRAQLQRLIHALGLSARQAEHLTTQYDELRSGAQAHRTDEALYELLQTAMRSRDNLMDDVLAPMPRSEADLEAAFTSRCYQGYQAVTQQLYLLLIRYLRSEEKRPLMLSPFVGERALSSILIGAFSAEASPKPVWHLLRFVTNNDAQENFIGNVRTVSRALPFLVLRSMQYEARLSCAPFAGPLPGLLMPVYVLFPDVVVFMDLNLQKCICLTEPSVVQCLRMEFSRQYLEAPVLFSLASDAHSFEQAMAFGNQLLDNETEACYMRAQPPVSKFIDMEMIGRYAPQALAALETMPGLADYMQAWLTAPYEFYFSEDGLMDFVRTGRIVDVDASLTGPLPPEARRELLLRMRTACENNTAVLRIVSAEAFPLDPHVTVTAFRGRSVAFCTLSDDPQEGFCREYTLRDAMLANRLADYMSNLKDSSLVCTQRYTLEYIDFCLRLL; encoded by the coding sequence ATGAATGACCTGAGCAAAAGCTTGAAGATCCTGGTGGACCGCTACCCCGGCACGATGGCCGAACTGGCCCGCCAGGCGCAGATCGACCGATCTTCCTTATATAAAATAATGGACGGCAAGCGGATGCCCAACCGCGCCCAGCTGCAGCGGCTCATTCATGCCCTGGGCCTGAGCGCCCGCCAGGCCGAGCACCTGACCACCCAATACGACGAACTGCGCAGCGGCGCCCAGGCCCACCGTACCGATGAAGCCCTGTACGAGCTGCTGCAGACGGCGATGCGCTCCCGTGACAACCTGATGGATGATGTACTGGCCCCCATGCCCCGCAGCGAAGCCGACCTGGAAGCCGCCTTCACCAGCCGGTGCTACCAGGGCTACCAGGCGGTGACACAGCAGCTGTATCTGCTGCTGATCCGCTACCTGCGCAGCGAAGAAAAGCGCCCGCTGATGCTTTCCCCGTTTGTGGGGGAACGCGCACTCAGTTCGATCCTCATCGGTGCCTTTTCCGCCGAGGCTTCGCCAAAGCCGGTATGGCATCTGCTGCGGTTTGTGACCAATAACGATGCACAGGAGAATTTCATCGGCAACGTGCGCACCGTGTCCCGGGCGCTGCCTTTTCTGGTCCTGCGCTCAATGCAGTACGAGGCACGGCTTTCCTGTGCGCCTTTTGCCGGGCCGCTGCCCGGTCTGCTGATGCCGGTCTATGTGCTGTTCCCCGATGTGGTCGTGTTTATGGATCTCAACCTGCAAAAGTGCATCTGCCTGACCGAGCCATCGGTGGTGCAGTGCCTGCGCATGGAGTTCAGCCGCCAGTATCTGGAAGCACCGGTGCTCTTCTCTCTGGCATCGGACGCCCACAGTTTTGAGCAGGCCATGGCGTTTGGCAACCAGCTGCTGGACAACGAGACCGAAGCCTGCTATATGCGTGCCCAGCCGCCGGTCTCCAAGTTTATCGATATGGAAATGATCGGCCGTTATGCCCCCCAGGCGTTGGCGGCGCTGGAAACCATGCCGGGCTTGGCCGACTACATGCAGGCCTGGCTGACCGCCCCGTATGAGTTCTATTTCAGCGAGGACGGCCTGATGGATTTTGTGCGCACCGGCCGCATAGTGGATGTAGATGCCTCCCTGACAGGGCCGCTGCCCCCGGAAGCCCGCCGGGAACTGCTGCTGCGGATGCGCACAGCCTGCGAGAACAACACCGCTGTGCTGCGCATCGTCAGTGCCGAAGCCTTTCCCCTGGACCCCCACGTTACGGTAACCGCCTTCCGTGGCCGCAGCGTTGCATTCTGCACTTTGTCCGACGATCCGCAGGAGGGCTTTTGCCGTGAATACACCCTGCGGGATGCCATGCTGGCCAACCGGCTGGCCGATTATATGTCCAATTTAAAAGATTCCAGCCTGGTGTGTACCCAGCGGTATACCCTGGAGTATATCGATTTCTGTCTGCGCCTGCTGTAA
- a CDS encoding ATP-binding protein, with amino-acid sequence MMSYEEFTQKEAAPESNPFNLDRVCTEAAEIVRFQAESAGLHVEEEHPDVRNVNLLGSELYLKKILLNLFSNCIKYNKPGGAIYTRMRELEHTDDTVTYEFFIRDTGVGMTQDFIDNHLFEAFTQGDNAARSQYGGTGLGMSIVAQLIKKMNGTIQVESTVGEGSSFTVVLPFAIDHDPPAAAEKTPPAGDLRGKRLLVVEDNELNMEIAEFILKSTGAEVVPVFDGESAVKAYAQAAPGTYQAILMDLMMPVMDGYAATRAIRSSGRPDAGTIPIIAMSANAYAEDVQKCLDTGMNAHISKPLYKDVMLETIERFV; translated from the coding sequence ATGATGAGTTACGAAGAATTCACCCAAAAGGAAGCCGCGCCGGAAAGCAACCCCTTCAACCTGGACCGGGTCTGCACCGAAGCGGCCGAGATCGTGCGCTTCCAGGCGGAAAGCGCCGGCCTGCATGTGGAGGAAGAACACCCCGATGTGCGCAATGTCAACCTGCTGGGCAGCGAGCTGTACCTGAAAAAGATCTTGCTGAACCTCTTTAGCAACTGCATCAAGTACAACAAGCCCGGCGGGGCCATCTACACCCGCATGCGCGAGCTGGAGCACACCGACGACACCGTGACTTACGAGTTTTTCATCCGGGATACCGGCGTCGGCATGACCCAGGACTTTATCGACAACCACCTGTTTGAGGCATTCACCCAGGGCGACAACGCGGCCCGCTCCCAGTACGGCGGCACGGGGCTGGGCATGTCCATCGTGGCGCAGCTGATTAAAAAGATGAACGGCACGATTCAAGTGGAAAGCACGGTGGGCGAGGGCAGCAGCTTTACCGTGGTGCTGCCGTTTGCCATCGACCATGACCCGCCTGCGGCGGCCGAGAAGACTCCCCCCGCCGGCGACCTGCGCGGCAAGCGTCTGCTGGTGGTGGAGGATAACGAGCTGAACATGGAGATCGCCGAATTTATACTGAAAAGCACCGGGGCCGAGGTGGTCCCTGTGTTTGACGGCGAAAGCGCGGTCAAGGCCTACGCCCAGGCTGCGCCCGGCACTTACCAGGCCATTTTGATGGATCTGATGATGCCGGTCATGGACGGCTATGCCGCCACCCGCGCCATCCGCAGTTCCGGCCGCCCCGATGCGGGGACCATCCCCATCATTGCCATGAGTGCCAACGCCTATGCCGAGGATGTGCAGAAATGCCTGGACACCGGCATGAACGCCCACATCAGCAAGCCGCTGTATAAGGACGTTATGCTGGAGACGATCGAGCGGTTTGTATAA
- the phoU gene encoding phosphate signaling complex protein PhoU: protein MGTSLRKMYDAELMALDTMLARMGHAAGGAIESAMTALRTGDAEMARSVIARDSEIDAAEHEIEHRCLTLFLRQQPVAGDLRKVSTALKMVTDIERIADQASDIAEITLHLHAAGAAAVGVMDDLYKMGDVALNMVKTAIGAYVQVDLSTAAQVIARDDDCDAMFSKISREIAQYIAAHPDDAETALDLFMIAKYLERLGDHAVNVAEWVEFLKTGVHKSRKIV, encoded by the coding sequence ATGGGAACCAGTTTACGCAAAATGTATGATGCCGAACTGATGGCATTGGATACGATGCTGGCCCGCATGGGCCACGCCGCGGGCGGCGCCATTGAAAGTGCCATGACAGCCCTGCGCACCGGCGATGCCGAGATGGCCCGCAGCGTTATTGCCCGGGACAGCGAGATCGACGCCGCCGAGCATGAGATCGAGCACCGCTGCTTAACGCTTTTCCTGCGGCAGCAGCCGGTGGCGGGCGACCTGCGCAAAGTTTCTACCGCATTAAAAATGGTCACCGACATTGAGCGCATTGCCGACCAGGCCAGCGACATTGCCGAGATCACCCTGCATCTCCACGCCGCGGGCGCTGCCGCTGTGGGCGTAATGGATGATTTGTATAAAATGGGCGATGTGGCGCTGAACATGGTCAAGACCGCCATTGGCGCCTACGTGCAGGTGGATCTATCCACCGCCGCCCAGGTCATTGCCCGGGACGATGACTGCGACGCGATGTTTTCCAAGATCAGCCGCGAAATCGCCCAGTACATCGCCGCCCACCCCGACGACGCCGAGACCGCGCTGGACCTGTTCATGATCGCCAAGTATCTGGAGCGCCTGGGCGACCATGCCGTCAACGTGGCCGAGTGGGTCGAGTTCCTGAAGACCGGTGTCCACAAGTCCCGCAAGATCGTCTGA
- the pstB gene encoding phosphate ABC transporter ATP-binding protein PstB, which translates to MNKFEVSNMDLYYGSFHALKNININIPEREITAFIGPSGCGKSTFLKSLNRMNDLVEGCRISGDIKLDGVDIYKDKMDVNVLRKRVGMVFQKPNPFPMSIYDNIAYGPRTHGVRSKARLDEIVEKSLRDAAIWDEVKDRLNKSALGMSGGQQQRLCIARALAVEPEVLLMDEPTSALDPISTSKVEELATELKEKYTIVMVTHNMQQAARISDKTAFFLLGELVEMGPTERVFATPVDKRTEDYISGRFG; encoded by the coding sequence GTGAATAAATTTGAAGTTTCCAACATGGACTTATACTACGGCAGCTTTCATGCGCTGAAAAATATCAACATCAATATCCCGGAGCGGGAGATCACCGCCTTCATCGGCCCTTCCGGCTGCGGCAAGTCTACCTTTTTAAAAAGCCTGAACCGTATGAACGACCTGGTCGAGGGCTGCCGCATCTCCGGCGACATCAAACTGGACGGCGTGGACATCTACAAAGATAAGATGGACGTCAACGTCCTGCGTAAGCGGGTGGGCATGGTGTTCCAGAAGCCCAACCCCTTCCCCATGTCCATCTACGATAATATCGCCTACGGCCCCCGCACCCATGGTGTGCGCAGCAAGGCCCGGCTGGATGAGATTGTGGAAAAATCCCTGCGGGACGCCGCCATCTGGGACGAAGTCAAGGACCGCCTGAACAAGAGCGCCCTGGGCATGTCCGGCGGCCAGCAGCAGCGCCTTTGCATCGCCCGCGCCCTGGCTGTGGAGCCGGAAGTGCTGCTGATGGATGAACCCACCAGCGCCCTGGACCCTATCTCCACCTCCAAGGTCGAGGAACTGGCGACGGAGCTGAAAGAAAAGTACACCATCGTCATGGTCACCCACAACATGCAGCAGGCCGCGCGTATCAGCGATAAGACGGCGTTTTTCCTGCTGGGTGAGCTGGTCGAGATGGGCCCCACCGAGCGCGTATTCGCCACGCCCGTGGACAAGCGCACCGAGGATTACATCTCGGGCCGTTTCGGTTGA
- the pstA gene encoding phosphate ABC transporter permease PstA, giving the protein MPDTIANNGTAVPDMSRAAAKAIYPNGGRNRTAARVQAALLRGLVGLAAALTAAVLLFLIGYILVNGIPNLKPSLFAWEYNSENVSLMPALINTLLMTAFSLVIATPLGIFAAIWLVEYAHRGSKLVRLVRLTTETLQGIPSIVYGLFGMLFFVTQLHWGYSLISGAFTLAIMVLPVIMRTTEEALIAVPDSYREGSFGLGAGKLRTVFTIVLPSAMPGILSGVILATGRIVGETAALIYTASSMPQIPKSIFSSTRTLAVHMYLLSNEGLYINETYGTAVVLLVLVLAINCLSGFIAGKLAKK; this is encoded by the coding sequence ATGCCTGATACCATTGCCAACAACGGCACTGCTGTGCCGGACATGAGCCGTGCCGCCGCCAAAGCCATCTACCCCAACGGTGGCCGCAACCGCACCGCCGCCCGCGTGCAGGCTGCCCTGCTGCGCGGCCTGGTGGGGCTGGCTGCTGCCCTGACCGCCGCTGTGCTGCTGTTCCTAATCGGATACATCCTGGTCAACGGCATCCCCAACCTCAAACCCTCCCTCTTCGCCTGGGAATATAACAGCGAGAACGTTTCGCTGATGCCTGCCCTCATCAATACGCTGCTGATGACCGCCTTCTCGCTGGTCATTGCTACGCCGCTGGGCATCTTTGCCGCCATCTGGCTGGTGGAGTACGCCCACCGCGGCAGCAAGCTGGTGCGTCTGGTCCGCCTGACCACCGAGACCCTGCAGGGCATCCCGTCCATCGTGTACGGCCTGTTCGGCATGCTGTTCTTCGTCACCCAGCTGCACTGGGGCTACTCGCTGATCTCCGGTGCCTTCACGCTGGCCATTATGGTGCTGCCCGTCATCATGCGCACCACCGAGGAAGCGCTCATCGCCGTGCCGGATTCCTACCGCGAGGGCAGCTTCGGCCTGGGTGCGGGCAAGCTGCGCACCGTGTTTACCATCGTACTGCCCAGCGCCATGCCCGGCATCCTGTCCGGCGTTATCCTGGCCACGGGCCGCATCGTGGGCGAGACCGCTGCGCTGATCTACACCGCCAGCTCGATGCCCCAGATCCCCAAGAGCATCTTCAGCTCTACCCGCACGCTGGCCGTGCATATGTACCTGCTCTCCAACGAGGGCCTGTACATCAACGAGACCTACGGCACCGCCGTGGTGCTGCTGGTACTGGTGCTGGCCATCAACTGCCTGTCCGGCTTTATCGCCGGCAAGCTGGCGAAGAAGTAA
- the pstC gene encoding phosphate ABC transporter permease subunit PstC, producing MKTAHLREGIMQAVFTACACISILAVVLICVFLFANGLPTIGKIGPLKFLLGTTWKPGNDIYGILPMILGSLYVTAGAIIVGVPVGLLTAIYLSRFSTPSIKRVMLPAVQLLAGIPSVVYGFFGMIVLVPAVQAMVKSDFFKTVLHVKGGKGMSLFTASVLLGIMILPTIITVSKTSLDAVPESYYEGSLALGATHERSVFYAVLPAAKSGVLSAVILGIGRAIGETMAVVMVAGNQTWMPKGLFQGLRTMTSNIVIEMGYSTDLHREALIATGVVLFVFILLINLCFSVLKGGKDHA from the coding sequence TTACTGCCTGCGCCTGCATCTCGATCTTAGCCGTCGTGCTGATCTGTGTGTTCCTGTTTGCTAACGGCCTGCCCACCATCGGCAAGATCGGCCCGCTGAAGTTCCTGCTGGGCACCACCTGGAAGCCCGGCAACGACATCTACGGCATCCTGCCCATGATCTTAGGCTCGCTGTACGTCACCGCCGGGGCCATCATTGTGGGTGTGCCCGTCGGTCTGCTTACTGCCATCTACCTGTCCCGGTTTTCCACGCCCTCCATCAAGCGGGTGATGCTGCCTGCCGTGCAGCTGCTGGCCGGCATTCCCTCGGTCGTGTACGGCTTCTTCGGCATGATCGTGCTGGTGCCCGCCGTGCAGGCCATGGTCAAGAGCGACTTTTTCAAAACAGTGCTGCACGTCAAGGGCGGCAAGGGTATGAGCCTGTTCACCGCCAGCGTGCTGCTGGGCATCATGATTTTGCCCACCATCATCACCGTCAGCAAGACCAGCTTGGACGCCGTGCCCGAAAGCTACTACGAGGGCAGCCTGGCCCTGGGCGCTACCCATGAGCGCAGCGTGTTCTACGCCGTGCTGCCCGCCGCCAAGTCCGGCGTGCTGTCCGCCGTCATCCTGGGCATTGGCCGCGCCATCGGAGAGACGATGGCCGTCGTGATGGTCGCGGGCAACCAGACCTGGATGCCCAAGGGTCTGTTCCAGGGCCTGCGCACGATGACCTCCAACATCGTCATCGAGATGGGCTACTCCACCGACCTGCACCGCGAAGCACTGATCGCCACCGGCGTTGTGCTGTTCGTCTTCATTCTCCTGATCAACCTCTGCTTCAGCGTTTTGAAAGGAGGCAAGGACCATGCCTGA